The genome window TGTTCCGGCTTTGCAATCGTCATTATTGCACATGAAACTGGCAATGCTTCTAGGCAATCTATTTCATCATCAGGTCCAATAACATCAAAATCATCTGTAAAAACTTCGCGCGATTTAAGCTTTTCATTCTTTTCCGTAAAATTATATTTTTCAAATTGTTCTGACATATATAAATGAATAAATTATTTGTTATAAGAAAAAGAATCTGATATGTCTATGAATTAATTTTAAACCATTCGCCTATTTCCGCCCAAGGCGGATACGACGCGCGAATTAGAGATAAGCGAGAAAGTGTCTGTCTTAAAATTCTAGCCATGGCAATTATTTTAAGATAGCGAAAAATGGAGAATTGAGAAATTGAAGAAAAGGATTGACGATGAAGTGGCAGAAAAGGGCTAAACGAACGCCGCAGATGTTAAACTGGAAAAAGATACCTGACACCTTTTATTTCCTTTTCTCGAAATGTGAAATGTTATGGCTTGACCCACCTTATATCCTTTTCTCTTCTGGCAATTCATATTAACTCCTATCAAATAAATCATGTATAGCGTCATCTAGGTTATCTTGCTTGTTACTCAGAGTATGGTCTTCATAGTCCCCATGATATTCTTTACCTCTAGAAAATAAATAGTCATCAACCATTCCATCTATATATATCTCTCCCACTACTTTCATATATACATCATAACTTAGATCGGTAATTATATCCGACTTAAAATCTTTGACTATTTGCTTTGCCGTTTCCGTCAGCTCCTCTTCGATGGTAGATTTATCATAATTTACATCCTCATTACCATCTTCCCGATAAGATATATCGACTATTTTTGAAAGATCTATATTGTCTTTTTCATTGTATAATTCATCTGTTAAAAATGATTTCAAATTTGATCGAAGCAGAGATAAAATGTTCTCATCGTTAATTTCATAGTACTCTAAAAAATCAGCAAAATCCTTTATCTCATCTTCGGAAAGTTCATAATCGCTTATACATTTCAATAGGAAACTATGATCGCCAAATTTTAGATCTTCCTCATATTGTTTTAATAAACTAAGAAAACGCGATACTTCCTTAATTGGCTTTGGTTCCTTAATAATTCTTCTCAACAACTCAACAGAAACCTCTTTGTCATTTTTAAATCTATCAAAGAGATATATGAGATAATCATAACTTCTATCTCCCTCCGAGGCATTGTAAAAAACATCTTCTTTTACTTTTTCCAACACTTTCGGAGTTAATCTTTTTTCAAATTCCATAGCCGAGAGTTGCTCTAGCGACTTTATTGATCCAAGAGCGCTAATAACATGAGTCAATTTATCCGGATTCTGTTTATATTCATTAATTATATAGTCACCGATAGAAGGGTTAAAGAGTGAGTACATTATTTCGCCTGAGTTATTCCCTCTATTTAAAAAGAATTTTATAGCCAAACGAGAAATCGAGTTAAAATCTTTTTCAGTGTTTGAATTGTTTCTCAATTCTTCTAACTTGTTCAGGTGATTAAAACTCTCCCTTAGATCATTTGCTGAGATTTTACCTCCGTTAAATACAACCAGACAAACTAAATTTCTGATATAATCATTACTTTGAGTTTTAAAACATTTTTCCCAAACCTCCAATGGATTATCCATTTTAGCCTTAATATAATCGTAATAATCTATAGTTTTGACATCAATCAATCGATCTGCATCAGTTATAAATTCAATTAATCTTGGATTAAAGTTTTTATGTTTAATTATATGCATATATCTTCTCTCTTTATATATCTCATCAACATATTCTTTTTTCATTTCGCTAAACCAGATATGATTATATAGAATTTTTGCTTTTTCTATGTCCGTAATGTCTTCTATTATTAGAGTAAATTCA of Candidatus Paceibacterota bacterium contains these proteins:
- a CDS encoding restriction endonuclease → MNDYDFSQINDKRFEMLACDLLSEYLKKRVERFKPGKDGGIDGRFFANNKEQTIIQCKHYLKTGYKRLLADLKNKELAKIKKINPKRYIIATSLPLSASNKEEIAKTLSPYIIREDDIFGREDLNDLLSKNCKIEEKYIELWISSSNVLIRMLNNAIEGRSEDEIKRIIKEAKKYVKTKNHRRALELLRKNRIIIISGEPGIGKTTLAENLCLHFISKDYKFYDIEEDLSEAEQVFCVGEKQIFYFDDFLGAYYFEAMENKKDSHIVSFIRRVSLDDSKIFILTSRTNILNSGIEYSSQFENKNIRKNEFTLIIEDITDIEKAKILYNHIWFSEMKKEYVDEIYKERRYMHIIKHKNFNPRLIEFITDADRLIDVKTIDYYDYIKAKMDNPLEVWEKCFKTQSNDYIRNLVCLVVFNGGKISANDLRESFNHLNKLEELRNNSNTEKDFNSISRLAIKFFLNRGNNSGEIMYSLFNPSIGDYIINEYKQNPDKLTHVISALGSIKSLEQLSAMEFEKRLTPKVLEKVKEDVFYNASEGDRSYDYLIYLFDRFKNDKEVSVELLRRIIKEPKPIKEVSRFLSLLKQYEEDLKFGDHSFLLKCISDYELSEDEIKDFADFLEYYEINDENILSLLRSNLKSFLTDELYNEKDNIDLSKIVDISYREDGNEDVNYDKSTIEEELTETAKQIVKDFKSDIITDLSYDVYMKVVGEIYIDGMVDDYLFSRGKEYHGDYEDHTLSNKQDNLDDAIHDLFDRS